The Myxococcales bacterium genome includes a window with the following:
- a CDS encoding cyclic nucleotide-binding domain-containing protein, translated as MRRAPPLADPTAHSLDGALLDALDPAARVAVAARLRRLEVPDGAVVVREGDGDRTMYVILDGVAEARRGDVTLARLLPGQHFGELGMIGGGPRAASVVAVTPLVLGVLTRDAYRELAAADPTAALWLLEAVVSGLGVRLTEVTDSVGALLTERSLPRRTQIRVRIGDESARCRPG; from the coding sequence ATGAGGCGCGCGCCGCCGCTGGCCGACCCGACCGCGCACAGCCTCGACGGCGCGCTGCTCGACGCGCTCGATCCCGCGGCCCGGGTCGCGGTCGCGGCGCGGCTGCGCCGGCTCGAGGTGCCCGACGGCGCGGTCGTCGTGCGCGAGGGCGACGGCGACCGGACGATGTACGTGATCCTCGACGGCGTGGCCGAGGCCCGGCGCGGCGACGTGACGCTGGCGCGGCTGCTGCCGGGCCAGCACTTCGGCGAGCTCGGGATGATCGGCGGCGGGCCCCGCGCGGCCAGCGTCGTGGCGGTGACGCCGCTGGTGCTGGGCGTCCTGACCCGCGACGCCTACCGCGAGCTGGCGGCGGCCGACCCGACCGCGGCGCTGTGGCTGCTCGAGGCGGTCGTGTCGGGCCTGGGCGTGCGCCTGACCGAGGTCACCGACTCCGTCGGCGCGCTCCTGACCGAGCGCTCGCTGCCGCGCCGCACGCAGATCCGCGTCCGGATCGGCGACGAGTCCGCCAGGTGCCGACCGGGGTGA
- a CDS encoding tetratricopeptide repeat protein: MSLVAADRLTGEGNALFQQGDFAGAAERYERAAVLFPEHHLAWKGLGHALLCLARPTEAARAFDRAIGLKSDSATALWGGALAHADLGHKPIAQNYLKRTLALQPSWTELARSVPALAQFLQISTYAGEILRVALGPPSLRTFRHAADPTRAIDVARYPDVPEPGHVTYGSLGLSNVEWPDGRPRIEVLLACVHDSAGMPQLVANTAFHIIDQQFYPTPGSVVRDLVGVLRLGDLSLRFPHMFFTVPRRWGLRLPLDEGPPAITITSAVPISEREYRYWKDGGEDLPRRLAAVDTADFARAEVV; this comes from the coding sequence ATGAGCCTGGTGGCGGCCGATCGTCTGACGGGGGAAGGCAACGCACTCTTTCAGCAGGGCGACTTCGCCGGCGCGGCCGAGCGCTACGAGCGCGCCGCGGTGTTGTTCCCCGAGCACCACCTCGCCTGGAAGGGCCTCGGCCACGCGCTCCTGTGCCTGGCGCGCCCCACCGAGGCCGCGCGCGCGTTCGACCGCGCCATCGGCCTCAAGTCCGACAGCGCCACCGCGCTCTGGGGCGGCGCGCTCGCCCACGCCGACCTCGGCCACAAGCCGATCGCGCAGAACTACCTCAAGCGCACGCTCGCGCTGCAGCCGTCGTGGACCGAGCTCGCGCGCTCGGTGCCCGCGCTCGCGCAGTTCCTCCAGATCTCGACCTACGCCGGCGAGATCCTGCGGGTCGCGCTCGGCCCGCCCAGCCTGCGCACGTTCCGGCACGCCGCCGATCCCACCCGCGCGATCGACGTCGCGCGCTACCCCGACGTGCCCGAGCCCGGCCACGTCACCTACGGCTCGCTCGGCCTGTCCAACGTCGAGTGGCCCGACGGCCGCCCGCGCATCGAGGTGCTGCTGGCGTGCGTGCACGACAGCGCCGGCATGCCGCAGCTCGTCGCCAACACCGCGTTTCACATCATCGATCAGCAGTTCTACCCGACGCCCGGCAGCGTCGTGCGCGACCTCGTCGGCGTGCTCCGCCTCGGCGACCTGTCGCTGCGCTTCCCGCACATGTTCTTCACCGTGCCCCGCCGCTGGGGCCTGCGCCTGCCGCTCGACGAGGGCCCCCCCGCGATCACGATCACCTCGGCCGTGCCGATCAGCGAGCGC